AAAACAGACAATGATGGTTTTACGTTTTTAGTGGTTGTTAATTCTATTTTCGGATTTATTAATAATAATAGAATTAAGAAAACACTTAAAACTCTTAAAAAGAATAATAAAACTGTAATTTTTGGTGTCTTTTTTACTTTAAAGAAATATTGAAAAAAGCCAACACCTAAACTTACTAATAAAGCTAAAATGATATAAACTAGAGTTTCTGTTTGCACATTAAAAAATTTGAATTGTGAAGATATGAATAACCTTTAACATAATTTATTTGAAATCTTCCTAAATATGATTTTGGTCATAAAATTTTAACTTTTCTGAAAGTAGCTTTGTATTAAAATTAAATATTATGATCACAACAGATAACACCGCAATTCAAAATATTACTTACACAAAGCCAACAAATATTATTGACTTAATCAACCATAAAATTAAAGTTGAACAAGAGAATGCTTTTGGAATCACTGTATTATTTATCATGATAAGCACAATGATCAGTTCTGCTACAGCTGCATTAGCTATACATCATCAATTCTCTTTTATGTATTTAGCACTAGCTTTAGTAACAGCTATGGGAACAAATGCAACTGCATTTAGTCAAAGTCCGTTTAAATATGTAGCCTGGGCAGGAATTATTAGTATTACAACTAATATTGTTTTAATTCTAATGCAATTAATTACCCTATATTTTTAGGTTTATTTTCATAAATTTTAAAGAAGAGCATAGAAGCTATATTTCGTGCTCTTTCTTTGGCTTGATAAGCTTTTTCTCCAATAAATAACTCATCGATTGTAGTAAACCATAATTGTAACCATCTACCAAAATGTTCCTGAGAAATTTTAAAGTTAGAATTTGCATCTACATTTCTGTGTTTCTGAATTGGATTTCCTTTAAATTTTCGAACAAAAAACAGATTAGTTTCCCAAAAATCAGTTAAATGTTCTAGATGATTATTCCATTCACTTTCAGGAATTGCATTAAGAAAAAAATGCCCTATAATTTCATCTTTTTTTATTTTATCATAAAAAGAAGAAACTAATAAATAAACATCTGCTCGGTTCACTATTTCTTTTTTACTCATTGATCGAAATATATAAAATTACTGTGGTAAAATTATATCTTTAGTATAATTAAACTTTATGATTATAGTCATAACATTATGATACCTGAAACACTTTTAATTGAATATAATGCTACTTTGAAAACTTTTGATAAAGATGAGATTATCTTTTCAGAGGGAGAATTTGCTAGAAATTATTATCAAGTTAAACATGGAATTATCAAAATGAATAACTTTAATGATGATGCTAAAGAATTCATTCAAGGTATTTTTTATAAAAGACAAAGTTTTGGTGAACCGCCTTTATTTATTGATGTTAAATATCCTGCAAATGCAACAGCTATAGAAAAAAGTACAATTTATATTTTACCCAAAGAAAAGTTCTACAAATTACTCCAAAACAATAAAGAAGTACATTTTAAAATCACAGAAAGCCTTGCAAAAAGACTATACTACAAAGCGATAATAGCTTCAGAAATTTCTAGCCAAGAACCATCACATCGAATTTTAAGGTTTTTCGATTATCTAAAAAACGATGTTTTTAAACAAGAAGGAAAATTCACATTAAAAATAAACTATACACGTCAGCAAATATCAGACATTTTAGGCTTACGAGTAGAAACCGTAATACGTACTATAAAGCAACTTGAAAAACAAGGAGAAGTAAAAATTGAAAATAGAAAGGTTTATCGTTAAAATAAAGATCTAATTATACAAAAAATACTATTTGGATTTTCTATTTTTGTCGTTTGAACACAACACACTAATATGAGTTTAACTACATTAAATGCCATCTCTCCTATCGATGGTCGATATAGAAACAAAGTAGATCAACTAACAAATTATTTTTCTGAAGAAGCACTTATCAAATACAGAGTTAAAGTAGAAATAGAATACTTTATCGCTTTATGTGAAATTCCTTTACCTCAATTACAAGATATTAATAAAGATTTATATCCTGAATTACGTAAAATATATACTGATTTTAATGCAGAAGATGCTTTAAAGATTAAAGATATAGAAAGTGTAACAAATCACGATGTTAAAGCCGTTGAATACTTTATCAAAGAAAAATTTGATGCATTAAACTTATCGCAATACAAAGAATTTATTCATTTCGGATTAACTTCTCAAGACATTAACAATACTGCAATTCCTTTATCTATTAAAGATGCAGTTGAAGAAGTGTATTTCCCTACATTAGATAGCTTAACTTCTAAATTAGCTGATTTAGCCAACGAATGGGAAAATATTCCAATGTTAGCCAGAACACATGGGCAACCAGCTTCTCCTACAAGATTAGGAAAAGAATTATTCGTTTTTGTAGAACGTATTAATCAGCAAATATTATTCTTACAACACATACCAAATGCAGCTAAATTTGGTGGAGCTACAGGAAATTATAACGCTCATAAAGTTGCTTATCCTGATATTGATTGGAAAGCTTTTGGAACTTCATTCGTAGAAGAAGTTTTAGAGTTACACCACTCTTTTCCAACTACACAAATTGAACATTACGATCATATGGCTAGTTTATTCGACGCTATGAAACGTGTGAATACTATTCTTATTGATTTAGATCGTGATATTTGGACGTACATTTCAATGGATTATTTCAAGCAAAAAATTAAAAAAGGTGAGGTAGGTTCTTCTGCAATGCCGCATAAAGTAAATCCAATTGATTTTGAAAACTCTGAAGGAAATTTAGGAATTGCTAATGCTATTTTTGAACACTTAGCTGCTAAATTACCTGTTTCTCGTATGCAACGTGATTTAACAGATAGTACGGTTTTACGTAATGTTGGTGTTCCTTTCGGACATACTTTAATTGCATTTAAAGCTACTTTAAAAGGTTTAAATAAATTATTACTAAATCAACAAAAATTTGAAGATGATTTAGAAAATAACTGGGCTGTTGCTGCTGAAGCTATACAAACCATTTTGCGTAGAGAAGCATATCCAAACCCTTATGAAGCCTTAAAAGGTTTAACTAGAACTAATGAAAAAATTACGCAACAATCTATTGCTAATTTTATAGATACTTTAGAAGTTTCAGATACTATAAAATCTGAATTAAAACAAATTACACCATCAAATTACACTGGAATTTAATGAAATACTTAATCTTATCTTTTCTAGCTATAGTACTTACTTCTTGTAATATTAATACAGAAGGAAATCCTGAACGTTTCAAATATGGAACTTTTGAGATTCCTGCAGGAGACAACTACAGCAAGACTATTATAGTTAGAAAAGATAGCTTACAAATAGAATATTACACTAAAAAAGTAACAATTTCTACAGATAGTACTGTAATCGAAAAAGAAGTACAACAAATAGATACTTTGTTTATTACTTGGAGAAATAATTTTTCATATACGTTAAAAATGAAAAATCCAAAAACAGATTTAGATAAAGATCCTATTAATGTTCAGATGAGTAAGATTACAGATTCTTCTTATAATTACATTTCTAGAATAGGTTTTTCTAAATTTACACCTAAAGGAACAGTGTATATTAGTAAAACACCTTTCAAAAACTAAGTTAATTAATTGGTTATTTAAAATAAATCCATTTAATTTGCGAATTGATGAAGGTGTTTAAGAAATATTTATCCGTAGGGATGCTTTTAATGTTATTACTAAGTCCATTAGTAATACAACTAATGCACTCTTTAGATTCTGATCATATAGAATCTGAGATTTGTACTTCTGAAGACGATAATCATTTGCATGAACATGAGTTAGATTGTGAAATTTGTAAATTTCAATTTAATAGTTTTATAGCTCATGATATTTTAATAGTTCCTTTCATTGAAACATTAGATATTGACCAACTAGAAAGTCAATATTCTTCATTACAACAATTTTCTAAATTAAATTTTTCATTAAGAGCTCCACCTGTTTTAGTTTAATTATTCGTTTTAGCAAATAATTCAAACTAAACAATCATAATGAAACCTAATCAATGTATTTTGATTGTATTATTGATTTTAATATCAAACTCAATAATTGGTCAAAATTGTACATACACTTTTACTGGACTTGTTGAAGATTTTCATGATAAATCTCCAATAGTTGATGCTACTATTCACATTAAAAATTTAAATAGATATGCTGCCACAGATTTAGATGGTAAGTTCTCTTTTAAAAACTTGTGTGCTGGTAAATTAATTGTTGAAGTTTCTCATGTTGCTTGTGATACACAAATTATTGAAATCAATTTAACCAAAAACACACATAAGGTTATTGATTTAGAACATCACATAGAAGAACTAAATGAAGTTCAAGTTAAGTCATCAATAGGCGTTAAAACTAAAACATCGCAAGAAACTTTAATTAAAGAAAATATAATTGAAGAATATAGTGATGCTAGTTTAGGTGACGCTTTAAAAGAAGTGTCTGGGGTTTCAACTTTAAATACGGGTAATTCAATAGTAAAGCCAATTATTAATGGATTACACAGTAGTAGAATATTAATATCAATAAACAACGTAAGGCTACAAGATCAAGATTGGGGAGTAGAACATGCTCCTAATGTAGATATAAGCGCCGCAGGAAGCATATCAGTTATTAAAGGTGCAAATGCACTTGAATACGGTGGTGATGCAATTGGTGGTGTTGTTGTTATAAATCCTCCAAAGATTATCTTAAAAGATTCTTTGTATGGGAAAACTATTATATCTCAACAAACTAACGGTAGACTTGCTTCAATAAATACATCGATTAATAAATCATATCAGAAAGGTTGGTTTATTAACGGACAAGCTTCTTTAAAAAGAGCGGGAGATTTTGAAGCTCCAAATTACAATTTAACTAACACGAGTTTAAAATCATTTGGAATAAACTTAAGTGGTGGTTTTAAAAAATTTGACAAAGGTTTTGAAATCTTCGTTAGTCATGTATCTAATGAGATAGGAATACTTAGAGCTGCTCATATCGGTAGTACAACCGATTTGGTAAATAGTATTAACAGTGGTACACCCTCTGTAATAAGAGATTTTAGTTATGATATTAATAACCCTAAACAAGATGTTACACATCTTCTTCTAAAAGCGAACTTTTATAAAAGGTTTAAAGGCTTAGGAAAGTTTAGGTTACAATATGATTTTCAGCAAAATGAGAGAAAAGAATTCGATGTAAGACGTGGAGGAAGAAGTTCTTTAGCGGCCTTGGATTTGAATTTAAAAACTCATAATGTTAGAGCTGATATGAAGTTTGATGCTAATCCGAACAAGATATTCAAAATTGGGATTTCTGGCGGATACCAAACAAATTTTCCTGACCCTGGTACTGGGGTAAGGCGACTAATACCTGATTACGATAAGTATATATTGGGAGTTTATACTTTATCTGAATTGATTTTTTTTAATGGTTTAATTTTTTCATCAGGTATCAGATACGACTTTAGCCATATTAATGCAAAGAAATTTTACTTAAAATCAAGATGGAATTCACTTAATTACGATCAAGATTTTAGCGCTATTATATTAGACGACAGAGGAACACAATTCTTAACAGATCCAACTTTTAATTATCATAATTTATCAGCTTCAGTTGGGCTGTCGTATGAATTTGATCCTAAAAATTCTTTATTATTTAATTATGGATTATCGAATAGAGCTCCAAATCCAGCCGAACTGTTTAGTGATGGTTTACATCACACCGCAGCAAGGATAGAGTTAGGAGATTTACGTATCCGTCCAGAATCTTCCCATAGAATTTCTTCAACCTATAAATATAGTGGAGAGAAATTCAAAGCTTCAGTCGAAGGTTTTTATAACTTTATCGACGATTTTATTTACATAGAACCATCTGGAACAGAAACTACCATTAGAGGTGCTTTTGTTGTTTGGTCATATAAACAAATTAAAGCCAATCTATTTGG
This genomic stretch from Tenacibaculum jejuense harbors:
- the purB gene encoding adenylosuccinate lyase produces the protein MSLTTLNAISPIDGRYRNKVDQLTNYFSEEALIKYRVKVEIEYFIALCEIPLPQLQDINKDLYPELRKIYTDFNAEDALKIKDIESVTNHDVKAVEYFIKEKFDALNLSQYKEFIHFGLTSQDINNTAIPLSIKDAVEEVYFPTLDSLTSKLADLANEWENIPMLARTHGQPASPTRLGKELFVFVERINQQILFLQHIPNAAKFGGATGNYNAHKVAYPDIDWKAFGTSFVEEVLELHHSFPTTQIEHYDHMASLFDAMKRVNTILIDLDRDIWTYISMDYFKQKIKKGEVGSSAMPHKVNPIDFENSEGNLGIANAIFEHLAAKLPVSRMQRDLTDSTVLRNVGVPFGHTLIAFKATLKGLNKLLLNQQKFEDDLENNWAVAAEAIQTILRREAYPNPYEALKGLTRTNEKITQQSIANFIDTLEVSDTIKSELKQITPSNYTGI
- a CDS encoding Crp/Fnr family transcriptional regulator; translated protein: MIPETLLIEYNATLKTFDKDEIIFSEGEFARNYYQVKHGIIKMNNFNDDAKEFIQGIFYKRQSFGEPPLFIDVKYPANATAIEKSTIYILPKEKFYKLLQNNKEVHFKITESLAKRLYYKAIIASEISSQEPSHRILRFFDYLKNDVFKQEGKFTLKINYTRQQISDILGLRVETVIRTIKQLEKQGEVKIENRKVYR
- a CDS encoding group III truncated hemoglobin; amino-acid sequence: MSKKEIVNRADVYLLVSSFYDKIKKDEIIGHFFLNAIPESEWNNHLEHLTDFWETNLFFVRKFKGNPIQKHRNVDANSNFKISQEHFGRWLQLWFTTIDELFIGEKAYQAKERARNIASMLFFKIYENKPKNIG
- a CDS encoding TonB-dependent receptor, which codes for MKPNQCILIVLLILISNSIIGQNCTYTFTGLVEDFHDKSPIVDATIHIKNLNRYAATDLDGKFSFKNLCAGKLIVEVSHVACDTQIIEINLTKNTHKVIDLEHHIEELNEVQVKSSIGVKTKTSQETLIKENIIEEYSDASLGDALKEVSGVSTLNTGNSIVKPIINGLHSSRILISINNVRLQDQDWGVEHAPNVDISAAGSISVIKGANALEYGGDAIGGVVVINPPKIILKDSLYGKTIISQQTNGRLASINTSINKSYQKGWFINGQASLKRAGDFEAPNYNLTNTSLKSFGINLSGGFKKFDKGFEIFVSHVSNEIGILRAAHIGSTTDLVNSINSGTPSVIRDFSYDINNPKQDVTHLLLKANFYKRFKGLGKFRLQYDFQQNERKEFDVRRGGRSSLAALDLNLKTHNVRADMKFDANPNKIFKIGISGGYQTNFPDPGTGVRRLIPDYDKYILGVYTLSELIFFNGLIFSSGIRYDFSHINAKKFYLKSRWNSLNYDQDFSAIILDDRGTQFLTDPTFNYHNLSASVGLSYEFDPKNSLLFNYGLSNRAPNPAELFSDGLHHTAARIELGDLRIRPESSHRISSTYKYSGEKFKASVEGFYNFIDDFIYIEPSGTETTIRGAFVVWSYKQIKANLFGLDSDISYQINDNFSIRNRSSYIKGKDLSSNRALIDIPPFKTVNTIQYSNNKWNDFYANLESDFNARQNDFPNNNFTTFVATTNTNELVDISTPPNAYHLLNFSTGFNFKLSKTKVGINLFVNNILNTTYRDYLNQLRFFADDIGRNFKIQLKLNY